The following are encoded in a window of Geoalkalibacter sp. genomic DNA:
- a CDS encoding DUF6950 family protein, translating into MRREDWPERLAAVIEAAQQRPFAWGRHDCCLFAADVVLCLTGQDFAAPFRGRYTTALGSKRALSRYGQGTIARTVEALLGEGIAPLSARRGDVVLADTEMGPALGVCVGAVALFAAPKGLAARDLTACRLAWRVD; encoded by the coding sequence ATGAGGCGCGAGGACTGGCCGGAGCGTTTGGCCGCCGTCATCGAGGCGGCACAGCAGCGCCCCTTTGCCTGGGGGCGGCATGACTGCTGCCTGTTTGCGGCCGATGTGGTGCTGTGCCTGACGGGCCAGGATTTCGCCGCGCCGTTTCGCGGGCGCTACACCACGGCCCTGGGCAGCAAGCGCGCGCTGTCGCGCTACGGGCAGGGCACGATCGCGCGCACCGTGGAAGCGCTGCTGGGCGAGGGCATTGCGCCGCTCTCCGCGCGGCGGGGAGATGTGGTGCTCGCGGATACGGAGATGGGGCCCGCTCTGGGCGTGTGCGTGGGGGCGGTGGCGCTCTTCGCCGCGCCGAAAGGGCTGGCGGCGCGCGATTTGACGGCGTGTCGTCTGGCGTGGAGGGTCGACTGA